In Streptomyces sp. NBC_00569, a single genomic region encodes these proteins:
- a CDS encoding PP2C family protein-serine/threonine phosphatase, with the protein MHLGQRFAVTWQRWHATRALVLLPLGLIATITVVDIHSPESVHLGPLLVVAPAITVAIGGVWLTALIGVLAVVAQVVIAVFHGGLTTPNHISQIIGLAILSALAVIVCLVRDRRRAELAQVRTVSEAAQRALLRPLPRRLGVLRISCTYLAAAKEARIGGDLYAVARIGNRTRVLIGDVRGKGLNAVGEAAALMGAFQEAAHQHATLPALASALDRSACRYSAQFLGADDEAEEHFITALLLEIPDGGSVARLTHCGHPPPLLISRGQVMIVQSSPAPPLGMCGLTQDIRTSHTFSFGAGDTLLLYTDGLVEARDSSGAFYPLEERLPLWAKCHPDALVECVQRDLLAHTGGDLRDDAAVLAVQRTAMAHVGHLGSELVGSDGRPMVDLKRH; encoded by the coding sequence ATGCACCTCGGCCAGCGGTTTGCCGTCACATGGCAGCGGTGGCACGCCACCCGGGCATTGGTGCTGCTCCCTCTCGGGTTGATCGCGACGATCACCGTCGTGGACATCCACTCTCCGGAATCCGTCCACCTCGGTCCGCTGCTGGTCGTAGCCCCTGCCATCACGGTGGCGATCGGTGGGGTCTGGCTGACCGCACTGATCGGCGTACTGGCGGTGGTGGCTCAGGTGGTTATCGCTGTTTTCCACGGGGGTCTGACCACGCCCAACCACATCAGCCAGATCATCGGACTCGCGATCCTCTCGGCGTTGGCCGTGATCGTCTGCCTGGTGCGTGACCGGCGCAGGGCTGAGCTCGCCCAGGTGCGGACCGTTTCCGAGGCCGCGCAGCGGGCGCTGCTGCGCCCGCTGCCCCGCCGGCTGGGCGTTCTGCGCATCTCGTGCACGTACCTGGCCGCTGCGAAGGAAGCCCGTATCGGCGGTGATCTGTATGCCGTTGCCCGCATCGGCAACCGCACTCGTGTGCTCATCGGCGACGTCAGGGGGAAGGGACTGAACGCCGTGGGTGAGGCGGCCGCACTTATGGGCGCATTCCAGGAGGCCGCTCACCAGCACGCCACACTGCCGGCGCTCGCCAGCGCCCTGGACCGCAGTGCATGCCGCTACTCCGCCCAGTTCCTCGGGGCGGACGATGAGGCTGAGGAGCACTTCATCACCGCGCTGCTGCTGGAGATCCCCGATGGTGGCTCGGTGGCGCGGTTGACGCACTGCGGGCACCCGCCGCCCCTGCTCATCAGCCGGGGGCAGGTGATGATTGTCCAGAGTTCCCCGGCGCCGCCCCTGGGCATGTGCGGGCTGACGCAGGACATCCGCACTTCTCACACGTTCTCGTTCGGGGCCGGTGACACGCTCCTGCTGTACACCGACGGTCTCGTGGAGGCCCGCGACAGCAGCGGCGCCTTCTACCCATTGGAAGAGCGACTCCCTCTGTGGGCCAAGTGCCATCCCGACGCGCTCGTCGAGTGCGTCCAGCGCGACCTCCTGGCCCACACCGGCGGGGACCTCCGCGACGATGCCGCCGTGCTCGCCGTACAACGAACGGCAATGGCACACGTCGGACACCTCGGCAGCGAGCTGGTGGGCAGCGACGGCCGCCCGATGGTTGACCTGAAGCGCCATTAG
- a CDS encoding DinB family protein, whose product MIDDFAKGNLHGRLRRDRKALLWKLDGLSEYDARRPLTATGTNLLGLVKHVATVEARYFGEVFDRPSPEPLPRWQDSDGSDLWATEDETRDQIIGFCRRTWEHSDATINALPLDAPGHVPWWPEPYPNTNLFAIMVHILSESTRHTGHADILREGLDGRTGLRAEHEKPIDEEARAAHCAKIEQAARSAAPIKT is encoded by the coding sequence ATGATCGATGATTTCGCGAAAGGCAACCTGCACGGGAGACTGCGGCGGGACCGCAAGGCGCTGCTGTGGAAACTCGACGGCTTGTCCGAGTACGACGCCCGCCGACCTTTGACAGCGACCGGGACCAACCTCCTCGGCCTGGTCAAACACGTGGCCACCGTCGAGGCCAGGTACTTCGGCGAGGTCTTCGACCGCCCTTCCCCGGAACCGCTGCCCCGGTGGCAGGACTCCGACGGCAGCGACCTGTGGGCGACCGAGGACGAGACCCGCGACCAGATCATCGGGTTCTGCCGGCGCACGTGGGAACACTCGGACGCGACGATCAACGCGCTTCCCCTCGATGCCCCCGGCCACGTGCCGTGGTGGCCGGAGCCTTATCCCAACACGAACCTGTTCGCCATCATGGTCCACATCCTCAGCGAGTCCACCCGGCATACCGGGCACGCCGACATCCTGCGCGAAGGCCTCGACGGCCGGACCGGGTTGCGCGCCGAACACGAGAAGCCGATCGACGAGGAAGCCCGTGCAGCCCACTGCGCGAAGATCGAGCAGGCCGCCAGGTCGGCCGCACCGATCAAGACGTAG
- a CDS encoding HAD family hydrolase, whose product MRDVDLSGQCLPSPGAELPWPRTEIDRMICVHKTGRMMRGSFASGDVQAVLFDSGGVLMRPIGGRWNPRADFEETVLAHDPSIRPDRFAAAIAAGDQFFATLSSTPDYDDYHRVVLRSLGVEPTPQLLADLCREVPPASVLETYAEVIETLEELDRRGVRMAVVSDAWPDLPDLHAGLSIHHFFEAYTISAEVGCNKPDPRMYHHASTALGLAPAQCLFIDDDPSLVAAAIELGYEGRTICRDSSPPALPGVPSIASLTELLKLF is encoded by the coding sequence TTGCGTGATGTCGATCTGAGCGGTCAGTGTCTCCCCTCCCCCGGCGCCGAACTACCGTGGCCGCGAACCGAGATCGACAGGATGATTTGCGTCCACAAGACTGGACGGATGATGAGAGGTTCTTTCGCATCCGGGGATGTTCAGGCCGTTCTTTTCGACTCGGGCGGCGTGCTGATGCGTCCGATCGGCGGCCGGTGGAACCCACGAGCGGACTTCGAGGAGACCGTCCTGGCTCACGACCCGTCGATCAGGCCTGACCGGTTCGCGGCCGCCATCGCTGCGGGAGATCAGTTCTTCGCGACCTTGTCCTCGACCCCTGACTACGACGATTACCACCGTGTAGTGCTGCGCAGCCTCGGGGTGGAACCCACCCCACAACTCTTGGCTGACCTGTGCCGCGAGGTCCCTCCCGCCAGCGTGCTGGAGACGTACGCGGAGGTCATCGAAACCCTGGAGGAACTGGACCGGCGTGGCGTGCGGATGGCCGTGGTCTCGGACGCCTGGCCCGACCTGCCCGACCTCCACGCCGGACTGAGCATCCACCACTTCTTCGAGGCATACACGATCTCCGCCGAAGTCGGCTGCAACAAGCCGGATCCGCGCATGTACCACCACGCCAGCACCGCGCTCGGCCTCGCACCCGCGCAATGCCTGTTCATCGACGATGATCCCAGCCTGGTCGCCGCAGCCATTGAACTCGGTTATGAGGGGCGCACGATCTGCCGGGACTCCTCGCCCCCGGCCCTTCCTGGCGTCCCCTCCATCGCTTCTCTGACGGAGCTGCTGAAACTCTTCTGA
- a CDS encoding zinc-dependent alcohol dehydrogenase family protein has product MRALVAGKVGEPTDVLRLESRPVPTPSTGQALIRVKATPIHASDLHVLRGRYGFSPEFPTVGGHMECVGRIEALGPDTEGLKIGERVVAAAVPAVPGPAVAGTWQEYLVADARRLLPVPDDLSDSSACQLAVNPLTAMLLVTRELDVQPGEWLLQTAAGSTVGRLVIQLSRHLGIRTINVVRRRNAVEEIKALGGDEVICTEDEDLLQRVAEIGGPAGVHKATDCVAGPVGAQVSQALAPGGEVVIYGALSTHRQTDPAALTIPLQARSVIYETKTVRGFWLNRWFGTASPEDALRALSQVRSLVADEVLSIPQGQPFPLERFTEAISLAETPAHGTKPLFVFDDDRDTDDS; this is encoded by the coding sequence ATGCGCGCGCTCGTAGCCGGAAAGGTCGGCGAGCCTACCGATGTCCTACGCCTGGAATCCCGGCCCGTTCCCACGCCAAGCACTGGCCAGGCGTTGATCCGCGTGAAGGCGACTCCCATTCACGCCAGCGATCTGCACGTGCTGCGTGGCCGCTACGGTTTCTCCCCCGAATTCCCCACCGTAGGGGGTCACATGGAATGCGTGGGCCGTATCGAGGCTTTGGGCCCGGATACCGAAGGGCTGAAGATCGGCGAGCGCGTGGTGGCAGCTGCAGTCCCCGCGGTGCCCGGGCCCGCTGTGGCCGGCACCTGGCAGGAATACCTTGTTGCAGATGCACGAAGACTCCTGCCGGTCCCCGACGACCTGAGCGACTCCAGCGCCTGTCAACTCGCCGTCAATCCGTTGACCGCGATGCTCCTCGTGACTCGCGAACTCGACGTACAGCCTGGCGAATGGCTGTTGCAGACGGCCGCGGGCTCCACCGTCGGCCGGCTCGTCATTCAACTGTCCAGGCATCTGGGCATACGCACGATCAACGTCGTGCGGCGACGCAACGCTGTCGAGGAGATCAAAGCGCTTGGTGGCGACGAGGTCATTTGCACTGAGGATGAGGACCTGTTGCAGCGTGTGGCAGAGATAGGGGGCCCGGCCGGCGTGCACAAGGCCACCGACTGTGTCGCAGGCCCCGTGGGTGCCCAGGTATCCCAAGCATTGGCTCCGGGCGGAGAGGTCGTGATCTACGGCGCGCTCTCCACCCATCGGCAAACCGACCCGGCAGCGCTGACCATCCCGCTGCAGGCACGCTCGGTCATCTACGAGACCAAAACAGTCCGCGGCTTCTGGCTGAACCGCTGGTTCGGCACTGCCTCACCCGAAGATGCGCTGCGCGCGCTGTCCCAGGTTCGCAGTCTCGTCGCTGATGAAGTGCTGAGCATTCCCCAAGGCCAGCCGTTCCCGCTCGAACGCTTCACCGAAGCCATCTCGCTGGCCGAAACACCGGCACATGGGACCAAACCGCTCTTCGTCTTCGACGACGATCGGGACACGGACGACAGTTGA
- a CDS encoding GNAT family N-acetyltransferase, whose product MTLATPVLHTTRLRLRPFADADADLLFALHSSTHVMRYWDSAPWHERARAERFIAMCAKMAEEGTGARVAIDRARDGAFVGWCGLTGWNPDYRSASLGYVLDDEMWGHGYATEAAHALLQWAFDTLDLNRVQAETDTRNAASARVLEKIGFVREGTLREDCVVDGEVSDSWVFGLIRREWRPSTMPISAGY is encoded by the coding sequence ATGACTTTGGCAACTCCCGTGCTGCACACGACTCGCCTGCGACTGCGCCCCTTCGCCGACGCCGATGCGGACCTCCTCTTCGCGCTGCACAGCAGCACCCATGTGATGCGGTACTGGGACTCCGCACCCTGGCACGAACGAGCTCGCGCTGAGCGCTTCATCGCGATGTGCGCAAAGATGGCGGAAGAAGGCACCGGGGCGCGGGTAGCCATCGACCGTGCGCGTGACGGGGCCTTCGTCGGCTGGTGCGGGCTGACCGGATGGAACCCGGACTACCGCAGCGCGTCGTTGGGCTACGTCCTCGACGATGAGATGTGGGGCCACGGCTACGCGACGGAAGCCGCGCATGCCTTGCTGCAGTGGGCATTCGACACACTGGACCTGAATCGAGTTCAGGCCGAGACCGATACACGCAACGCGGCATCTGCCCGAGTGCTGGAAAAGATCGGATTCGTGCGGGAAGGGACGTTGCGGGAAGACTGCGTCGTGGACGGCGAGGTATCCGACTCGTGGGTGTTCGGGTTGATCAGGCGAGAGTGGCGGCCGTCGACCATGCCGATCTCAGCCGGTTACTGA
- a CDS encoding SpoIIE family protein phosphatase: MSDGASSRRKRPSSVLSVRSVVGQMFVLQIAVVVLLAVGAVLMLALTTQSLSTRAADNQSLAVAQGFASSPGLARIVKSPHPTAALQPRIDEARKGSGVDFLGVLNRDGIYYALSSRAGRPGTHTATDMTPLLAGRTIREKGVGSLGPQIRAYVPIKEPNGAVVGAVGAGITVEHVSAVVTAQLPAILGTAAGAVVITTGGAAVLSRRLLRQTRGLGPAEITRMYEHNDAVLHSVREGVLIIGGDGQLLLANDEARRLLDLPTDAERRHVTTLGLEPPLAELLISGRRATDEVHLAGDRLLAVNVRPTAPYGGGAGSAVTLRDTTELRALAGRAEAARERLQLLYDAGVRIGTTLDVARTAQELAEVAVPRFADVVTVDLLEPVLRGDEPSEGSTAMRRAAVSGVRQNSPFPPVGELVTLAPGTPTASDVASGQAVLEADLRTAEHWQAQHPERAQQILDYGVHSLITVPLRARGVVLGLADFWRAETPEAFGEEDRSFAEELAARAAVAIDNARRYTHERTMAVALQRSLLPQGLPKVSALELSHRYLPSQEGVGGDWFDVIPLPGARVALVVGDVVGHGVHAVATMGRLRTAVHNFSALDIAPDELLAHLDELVARIDADEAAEEDGQQITGATCLYAIYDPVSGACTIARAGHLGPALVQPDGTVAFPDTPVSPPLGLGGTLPFETAALRLPEGSRLALFTDGLLEDRNRDLDTSLDLLRQALSHPDHTPEQTCQAVIDALLPERPLDDVVLLIARTRLLNSDQVADWDIPSDPEAVSRVRAGVTRQLETWGLDHLAFTAELIVSELVTNAIRYGAQPIRLRLLYDSSNLICEVADDSNTSPHLRRAKATDEGGRGLFLIAQLARRWGTRYTAHGKIIWAEQALHDEAAEPDTDLADVLLGQWDE; the protein is encoded by the coding sequence ATGAGCGATGGCGCCAGCAGCCGGCGGAAGAGGCCGTCTTCGGTCCTGAGCGTCCGTAGCGTCGTCGGCCAGATGTTCGTACTGCAAATAGCGGTCGTGGTACTCCTCGCCGTCGGGGCCGTCCTGATGCTCGCGCTGACGACCCAGAGCCTGAGCACCCGTGCGGCCGACAATCAATCACTCGCTGTCGCACAGGGCTTTGCCAGCTCCCCAGGGCTCGCGAGGATCGTGAAGTCACCCCACCCCACGGCAGCACTGCAGCCGCGGATCGACGAGGCACGGAAGGGCTCCGGCGTCGACTTCCTGGGCGTTTTGAACCGGGACGGAATCTACTACGCCCTTTCCTCCCGCGCGGGTCGCCCCGGCACCCACACCGCCACGGACATGACTCCTTTGCTGGCCGGCCGAACCATACGGGAGAAGGGAGTTGGCTCACTTGGCCCTCAGATCCGGGCCTATGTCCCCATCAAGGAACCGAATGGGGCGGTAGTCGGCGCAGTCGGAGCCGGGATCACGGTTGAACACGTCAGCGCCGTGGTCACAGCGCAGTTGCCGGCCATCCTGGGAACTGCGGCCGGCGCGGTGGTCATCACCACGGGCGGAGCGGCGGTGCTCAGTCGACGGTTGCTGCGCCAGACCCGCGGCCTCGGCCCGGCCGAGATCACGCGCATGTACGAGCACAACGACGCGGTACTGCACTCGGTGCGCGAGGGTGTGCTGATCATCGGTGGCGACGGGCAGCTGCTGCTGGCCAACGACGAGGCACGGCGACTGCTCGACCTGCCCACGGACGCGGAGCGCCGCCATGTCACGACTCTCGGCCTGGAGCCACCCCTGGCCGAATTGTTGATCTCCGGGCGAAGGGCGACCGATGAGGTGCATCTGGCGGGCGACCGCCTGCTGGCGGTGAACGTGCGGCCGACCGCCCCCTACGGAGGCGGCGCCGGGAGCGCGGTAACACTGCGGGACACCACCGAGCTGCGGGCGCTCGCAGGCCGCGCGGAGGCGGCCCGGGAGCGTTTGCAACTCCTCTACGACGCGGGGGTGCGGATCGGCACCACACTCGATGTGGCGCGCACCGCGCAGGAGCTCGCCGAGGTCGCGGTCCCGCGCTTCGCCGACGTCGTCACCGTCGACCTGCTGGAGCCTGTTCTGCGGGGCGATGAGCCCTCCGAGGGGAGCACCGCAATGCGGCGCGCAGCCGTCAGCGGCGTCCGGCAGAACTCGCCCTTCCCCCCGGTGGGTGAACTCGTCACCCTCGCGCCCGGCACTCCGACAGCATCGGACGTGGCGAGCGGACAGGCGGTCCTCGAGGCCGACTTGCGCACGGCCGAGCATTGGCAGGCCCAGCATCCCGAGCGGGCCCAGCAGATCCTGGACTACGGCGTCCACTCGCTGATCACCGTGCCGCTGCGGGCCCGCGGCGTGGTGCTCGGGCTGGCCGACTTCTGGCGCGCCGAGACCCCCGAGGCCTTCGGGGAGGAGGATCGCTCCTTCGCCGAGGAACTGGCCGCCCGGGCGGCGGTGGCCATCGACAACGCCCGTCGCTACACCCACGAGCGCACCATGGCCGTCGCCCTGCAGCGCAGCCTGCTGCCGCAGGGACTGCCAAAGGTCAGCGCCCTGGAGCTCTCCCACCGCTATCTGCCCTCGCAAGAAGGGGTGGGCGGGGATTGGTTCGACGTCATCCCGCTGCCCGGCGCCCGGGTGGCCCTGGTCGTCGGCGACGTCGTCGGTCACGGGGTGCACGCGGTGGCCACCATGGGCCGCCTGCGCACCGCCGTGCACAACTTCTCCGCCCTGGACATCGCCCCTGACGAACTGCTGGCCCACCTGGACGAGCTGGTCGCCCGCATCGACGCCGACGAGGCCGCCGAGGAGGACGGGCAGCAGATCACCGGCGCCACCTGCCTGTACGCCATCTACGACCCGGTCTCGGGTGCGTGCACCATCGCGCGCGCCGGCCACCTCGGTCCCGCCCTGGTCCAGCCCGACGGCACTGTCGCCTTCCCCGACACCCCCGTCTCGCCACCCCTCGGCCTCGGTGGCACTCTCCCGTTCGAAACCGCCGCACTGCGGCTGCCCGAGGGCAGCCGGCTGGCCCTGTTCACCGACGGGCTCCTCGAGGACCGCAACCGCGATCTCGACACCAGCCTGGACCTCCTGCGGCAGGCCCTGTCCCACCCCGACCACACCCCGGAACAGACCTGCCAGGCAGTCATCGACGCCCTGCTGCCCGAACGCCCCCTCGACGACGTCGTCCTGCTCATCGCCCGCACGCGGCTGCTGAACTCCGACCAAGTCGCTGACTGGGACATCCCCTCCGACCCAGAGGCCGTCTCCCGCGTCCGCGCCGGCGTCACCCGTCAGCTGGAGACCTGGGGCCTGGACCATCTGGCCTTCACCGCCGAACTGATCGTCAGCGAGCTGGTCACCAACGCCATCCGGTACGGCGCCCAGCCCATAAGGCTGCGCCTGCTGTACGACAGCAGCAATCTGATCTGCGAGGTCGCCGACGACTCCAACACCTCGCCGCACCTGCGCCGGGCGAAGGCCACCGACGAGGGCGGCCGGGGACTGTTCCTGATCGCCCAGCTCGCTCGACGCTGGGGCACCCGGTACACCGCTCACGGCAAAATCATCTGGGCGGAGCAGGCCTTGCACGACGAAGCCGCAGAACCCGACACCGACCTGGCCGACGTCCTCCTTGGCCAGTGGGACGAATGA
- a CDS encoding IclR family transcriptional regulator — translation MGATEGPTLITSVQRAFRLMEAVGAHEGGVPAKQLARETGLALATTYHLLRTMVHDGYLRKLDDGTFVLGERLGALHGGSREQAALSRVRPTLTELRDGLSAAAYLTLYEDGEIRVAEIVDGPKAPRVDLWVGFEDAGHATALGKCVLRELGGDARADYLSRHTLNDLTPRTITHRAELLRRLDAAPQGPAVTDIEEYSLGTSCVAVPIRQGDTLGALGISLRASRADRLEDAVATLVATAERVTRGLSLTI, via the coding sequence ATGGGTGCTACGGAGGGGCCCACGCTCATTACGTCGGTGCAGCGAGCCTTCCGTTTGATGGAAGCGGTGGGCGCGCACGAAGGCGGCGTACCGGCCAAGCAGCTGGCGCGCGAGACCGGGCTGGCTCTAGCCACCACCTACCACTTGCTGCGCACGATGGTGCATGACGGCTACCTGCGCAAACTCGACGACGGCACGTTCGTCCTGGGGGAGAGGCTGGGCGCGCTGCATGGGGGGAGCCGCGAGCAGGCGGCGCTCAGCAGGGTCCGTCCGACGCTCACGGAGCTGCGGGACGGCCTGTCGGCTGCGGCCTATCTGACCCTCTACGAGGACGGCGAGATCCGGGTCGCGGAGATCGTGGACGGGCCGAAGGCGCCCCGTGTCGATCTGTGGGTCGGCTTCGAAGACGCAGGGCACGCCACGGCGCTCGGCAAGTGCGTTCTGCGTGAGCTGGGCGGCGATGCCCGCGCCGACTACCTCTCCCGCCACACGCTGAATGACCTCACCCCTCGCACCATCACTCACCGTGCCGAACTGCTGCGGCGTCTCGATGCCGCGCCCCAGGGGCCTGCCGTCACCGACATCGAGGAGTACTCCCTGGGTACCTCGTGCGTCGCCGTGCCCATCCGCCAAGGCGACACCCTCGGCGCGCTGGGCATCTCCCTGCGCGCCAGCCGCGCCGACCGTCTCGAAGATGCCGTGGCGACGCTGGTCGCCACAGCGGAGCGGGTGACCCGCGGACTCTCGCTCACCATCTGA
- a CDS encoding dihydrofolate reductase family protein, which translates to MRKLIYGMNLSLDGYIAAPGDDIGWSVPSDELFQFWSDQLQATDLSLYGGKLWQTMSSYWPDADQQANAAPAEIEFARRWRDMSKVVFSSTIDKVDWNTRLVTGDAVAEITRLKAEDGGPMDIGGATLAGAAMRAGLIDEYVLATAPVLVGGGTPFFSALDSWVNLNLVETRTFPCGVILTRYETRR; encoded by the coding sequence ATGCGGAAACTGATCTACGGCATGAACCTGAGCCTGGACGGCTACATCGCCGCGCCCGGCGACGACATCGGCTGGAGCGTGCCGAGCGACGAGCTGTTCCAGTTTTGGTCCGACCAGTTGCAGGCGACCGACCTGTCGCTGTACGGGGGCAAGTTGTGGCAGACGATGAGCTCCTACTGGCCGGACGCCGATCAGCAGGCCAACGCCGCCCCGGCGGAGATCGAGTTCGCGCGCCGCTGGCGGGATATGTCGAAGGTGGTGTTCTCCTCGACGATCGACAAGGTCGACTGGAACACCCGCCTGGTCACCGGTGACGCGGTCGCCGAGATCACCCGGCTCAAGGCCGAGGACGGCGGCCCGATGGACATCGGCGGCGCGACGCTCGCCGGGGCTGCCATGCGGGCCGGGCTGATTGACGAGTACGTGCTGGCCACCGCGCCGGTCCTGGTGGGCGGCGGCACGCCGTTCTTCAGCGCGCTGGACAGCTGGGTGAACCTGAACCTGGTGGAGACGCGGACGTTTCCCTGCGGCGTGATCCTGACCAGGTACGAGACGAGGCGCTGA
- a CDS encoding IS5 family transposase (programmed frameshift), with amino-acid sequence MGQGTWSWIVPDGLWEIAKPLIPPSRVRPQGGGTQDTPDETLFAAIIYVLVSGCAWRALPPCFGISKSTAHRRFLIWSRAGVWGRLHEEILHRLDDAGLLDLSRAVLDSAHVRAKKGGELTGPSPVDRGKPGSKMHVLSDANGLPLLVGLSAANTHDSLALRPMIMGHQTRHDPHRGRYFKPQRLHADKAYDVPHLRKWLWGKHIGVRIARKGIESSERLGRRRWVIERTMSWLSGYRRLSPRYERHPRNYLAFLGLAAALCCYKRYARLTT; translated from the exons ATGGGTCAGGGGACGTGGAGTTGGATTGTTCCGGACGGGTTGTGGGAGATTGCGAAGCCGTTGATCCCGCCGTCCAGAGTGCGGCCGCAGGGTGGCGGGACGCAGGACACGCCTGATGAGACGCTGTTCGCGGCGATCATCTATGTGCTGGTCAGTGGGTGTGCCTGGCGGGCGTTGCCGCCGTGCTTCGGGATATCCAAGTCGACGGCCCACCGCAGATTCCTGATCTGGTCACGAGCCGGTGTGTGGGGCCGGCTGCACGAGGAGATCCTGCACCGACTGGATGACGCTGGCTTGCTCGACCTCTCCCGCGCAGTCCTCGACTCCGCACATGTCAGGGCCAAAAAAG GGGGCGAACTCACAGGCCCGAGCCCCGTGGATCGAGGCAAGCCGGGCTCCAAGATGCACGTCCTGTCGGACGCAAACGGACTGCCCCTCCTCGTCGGCCTCTCAGCCGCGAACACCCACGACAGCCTCGCGCTGAGGCCCATGATCATGGGTCACCAAACGAGACACGACCCTCACCGCGGCCGGTACTTCAAACCCCAGCGTCTCCACGCCGACAAAGCCTACGATGTGCCCCACCTGCGTAAATGGTTATGGGGCAAGCACATCGGCGTGCGTATCGCCCGCAAGGGGATCGAGTCCAGCGAACGACTCGGCCGCCGCAGATGGGTCATCGAGCGAACCATGTCGTGGCTGTCGGGCTACCGACGACTCAGCCCACGCTACGAACGCCACCCACGCAACTACCTGGCCTTCCTCGGCCTCGCCGCAGCCCTGTGCTGCTACAAGCGATACGCCCGACTCACCACATAG
- a CDS encoding IS630 family transposase (programmed frameshift): MRYPQGGGLTAERQQFREELRIQAAERFARGEASSVIAKDLRVSVRSVQRWRQTWDQGGPRALRSQGPASLPRLSQKQFTQLEEELAKGPAAHGWEDQRWTLGRVKTVIGRRFHLSYTIQGVRKLLVRNGWSCQVPARRAMERDDDAVRVGQGGVALRGRLAAARGAWLVFEDEAGFSMTPPQARTWSPRGRTPVVRVRGRSRRRISIAALTCYKPGHRSRLIYRPRRDDGRRDGRKSFSWRDYRDLLTVAHQQLGGQIVLVWDNLNVHKAADLRQWAEGRDWLTIYYLPPYAPDLNPVEGIWSLLRRGWLSNVAFSTPEHLIQRIRCGLRHIQYRSNLIDGCLAETGLTIRPV; the protein is encoded by the exons ATGCGGTATCCACAAGGGGGCGGGCTCACCGCCGAACGGCAGCAGTTTCGCGAGGAGTTACGAATTCAGGCCGCGGAGCGGTTCGCGCGGGGTGAGGCGAGTTCGGTGATCGCCAAGGACCTGCGGGTCAGCGTCCGGTCGGTGCAGCGGTGGCGCCAGACATGGGACCAGGGTGGTCCGCGGGCTCTGCGGTCGCAGGGTCCGGCATCGCTACCGAGGCTGAGCCAGAAGCAGTTCACGCAGTTGGAAGAGGAGCTGGCCAAAGGGCCGGCCGCGCACGGCTGGGAGGACCAGCGCTGGACGCTGGGGCGAGTCAAGACGGTGATCGGCCGGCGTTTCCACCTGAGTTACACGATCCAGGGCGTGCGGAAATTGCTGGTGCGTAATGGCTGGTCCTGCCAGGTGCCGGCCCGACGTGCGATGGAACGGGACGACGACGCGGTG CGGGTGGGTCAAGGAGGTGTGGCCCTGCGCGGAAGACTCGCGGCGGCCCGTGGAGCCTGGCTTGTCTTTGAGGACGAAGCCGGATTCTCCATGACGCCGCCGCAGGCCAGGACCTGGTCGCCACGAGGCCGAACCCCGGTCGTGCGCGTTCGAGGCCGCTCCCGTCGGCGGATATCCATCGCGGCGCTGACCTGCTACAAGCCCGGCCACCGGTCCCGGCTGATCTATCGGCCGCGTCGAGACGATGGCCGACGGGACGGCCGCAAGAGTTTCTCCTGGCGCGACTATCGGGACCTGCTGACCGTCGCCCACCAGCAGCTCGGCGGCCAGATCGTGCTCGTCTGGGACAACCTCAACGTCCACAAGGCCGCCGACTTACGACAGTGGGCGGAAGGCCGGGACTGGCTGACCATCTACTACCTGCCGCCCTACGCACCCGACCTCAACCCCGTCGAAGGCATCTGGTCCCTGCTGCGGCGCGGCTGGCTCTCCAACGTCGCCTTCAGCACCCCAGAACACCTCATCCAGCGCATCCGATGCGGCCTGCGGCACATCCAGTACCGCAGCAACCTCATAGACGGCTGCCTTGCCGAGACCGGCCTGACCATCCGACCCGTATAG
- a CDS encoding winged helix-turn-helix transcriptional regulator, translating into MGKAYNVMAATCPSRTVLHRIGARWTVFVVNALDTRTMRFTELKAHIRGITPKALTETLRAMEYDGLVSRTEIPAHPPHVEYALTDLGRSLLIPLRAVREWAEHHVPDIEHARAQADLQR; encoded by the coding sequence ATGGGTAAGGCCTACAACGTCATGGCCGCGACTTGCCCCAGTCGCACCGTTCTTCACCGGATCGGGGCGCGCTGGACGGTGTTCGTCGTCAACGCGCTCGACACCAGGACGATGCGATTCACCGAGCTCAAAGCGCACATCCGGGGGATCACACCCAAGGCGCTCACAGAGACGCTGCGCGCGATGGAGTACGACGGCCTGGTCTCCCGCACGGAGATTCCCGCGCATCCCCCACACGTCGAGTACGCCCTCACCGACCTCGGCCGGTCACTGCTGATACCCCTGCGTGCCGTCCGGGAATGGGCCGAGCACCACGTCCCCGACATCGAACACGCCCGCGCGCAAGCCGACTTGCAGCGGTAG